One region of Faecalibacter bovis genomic DNA includes:
- the panC gene encoding pantoate--beta-alanine ligase: MVVFTEKDKLTPFIQNLKKEGKTIGFLPTMGALHSGHLSLAKASITQNDYTIVSIFVNPTQFNNPEDLEKYPRTEEKDIQLLTEIGVDFVYLPPVSDLYNEGEVAKSYDFDGIDKVMEGEFRPGHFDGVATVVAKLFRAVNPTKAYFGEKDFQQIRIIQEMVKQEQIDVEVVPMPIFRADNGLALSSRNMRLTTENLEAAPFIYQVLKEAVALKNEGKTPAEIISFVEQTFAKSTFELEYFSITDEENLQPIDSFNPNIPARGFIVAYAGDIRLIDNIQF, translated from the coding sequence ATGGTTGTATTTACAGAAAAGGATAAATTAACGCCTTTTATACAAAACCTAAAAAAAGAAGGGAAAACAATAGGATTTCTTCCTACAATGGGTGCTTTACATAGCGGACACTTATCGTTGGCTAAAGCTTCTATCACACAAAATGATTATACCATAGTAAGTATTTTCGTGAATCCCACACAATTCAACAATCCTGAAGATTTAGAAAAATACCCTCGAACGGAGGAAAAGGACATACAATTATTAACTGAAATCGGGGTTGATTTTGTGTATTTACCTCCAGTTTCTGACTTATATAATGAAGGTGAAGTTGCAAAGTCTTATGATTTTGATGGAATTGATAAAGTGATGGAAGGCGAATTTCGTCCAGGTCATTTTGATGGTGTAGCCACAGTAGTTGCTAAATTATTTAGAGCTGTAAATCCTACGAAAGCATATTTCGGAGAAAAAGATTTCCAACAAATCCGTATCATTCAAGAAATGGTAAAGCAAGAGCAAATTGATGTTGAAGTTGTTCCAATGCCAATTTTCAGAGCTGATAATGGTTTAGCTTTAAGCTCTCGTAACATGCGTTTAACTACTGAAAATCTTGAAGCTGCACCGTTCATTTATCAAGTTTTAAAAGAAGCTGTTGCTTTAAAAAATGAAGGTAAAACGCCAGCTGAAATTATTTCATTTGTTGAACAAACATTTGCGAAATCAACATTCGAATTAGAATATTTTTCTATCACAGATGAAGAGAATTTACAACCTATAGATTCCTTTAATCCAAACATTCCTGCAAGAGGTTTTATCGTTGCTTATGCAGGAGATATTCGTTTGATAGACAATATTCAATTCTAA
- a CDS encoding glycogen/starch synthase has translation MEGKRILYVTTEMTPYFPENPMSSQALDLPKVMQSNGADVRIFMPRFGAINERRHQLHEVIRLSGMNMIVNDLDQPLIIKVASVPGERLQVYFIDNEEYFKRKDVYDTDGVLCSDNDERAIFFAKGVLETVKKLNWKPDVVHVMGWMSSLVPTYLKEYYSDDPFFQDAKVVVSLFDNGFEGELDNQLVEKLAFDQVDGKIKQYLEKPTHLGMIQASLEYADAVAKGEEVIPQDVKEYIESKNILLLDFCEKEQSKEVYNTFYTEEVMNSN, from the coding sequence ATGGAAGGAAAGCGCATATTGTATGTAACAACAGAAATGACTCCTTACTTTCCTGAAAATCCGATGTCGTCTCAAGCATTAGACTTACCAAAAGTGATGCAATCCAATGGAGCAGATGTTCGTATATTTATGCCTCGTTTTGGCGCAATTAACGAAAGAAGACATCAGTTACACGAAGTAATTCGTCTTTCAGGAATGAATATGATTGTGAATGATTTAGATCAACCATTAATTATTAAAGTTGCCTCTGTCCCAGGAGAAAGGTTACAAGTCTATTTCATTGACAATGAGGAATACTTCAAACGTAAGGACGTTTATGATACTGATGGAGTATTATGTTCAGATAATGATGAACGAGCTATTTTCTTCGCAAAAGGTGTTTTAGAAACGGTTAAAAAATTAAATTGGAAACCAGATGTAGTTCACGTAATGGGATGGATGTCTAGTTTAGTACCTACTTATTTAAAAGAGTATTATTCTGATGATCCTTTCTTCCAAGACGCGAAAGTAGTTGTTTCTTTATTTGATAATGGTTTTGAAGGTGAGTTAGATAATCAATTAGTTGAAAAATTAGCTTTTGACCAAGTTGATGGTAAAATCAAACAGTATTTAGAAAAACCTACACATTTAGGAATGATACAAGCTTCTTTAGAGTATGCAGATGCAGTTGCTAAAGGTGAAGAAGTAATTCCACAAGATGTAAAAGAATACATAGAAAGTAAGAATATTCTGTTATTAGATTTCTGCGAAAAAGAGCAATCTAAAGAGGTTTACAATACTTTTTATACGGAAGAGGTAATGAACTCTAATTAA
- a CDS encoding DUF4270 domain-containing protein, translating into MKKIFNILLTSVLALTVGSTIVSCEEETLGLGGGLVGGDAEGNVASYDVIAYNTYYDSLKADQKVLQNAILGAYQEPIFGKTKANFISQFRMNTTGPIFGKNPSVDSVHLFIPVYHNTTKDSVITDTLNLSKPGVKPEDTDTILIRKTYKVDSIYGNKDLNMKLNVREINTVLYSDSSYYSNPNHRAQDQITINPTILGSKIIGGKVQNITIKQKVSTSNIYEEKVGYKISLDKDYFQTKIINNENTGLLGDYATFIRRVIQGIDISVEEDNGFLFAFNPNQLSIKMYYSNDSSTEGERNNTSVDFSFTNVWSSTTGYNVQVNQIHNSEKGSAFVSNLNDPNKTINGSSRLFLNGTDGTRVNVKFIEDQINQLKSNVAANNWVIIGAKLQFHIDESYNFPKPGFIMAWNNYKKDGKYVNELFDDVLGFYNAYPNNVHFNPFVGGDTKYYTIDITKHIKNMVEFGKTYEDQEMIVTMGNFLMGTSDTSTIFSSSPFYRNTIANPYRVVLHGNATEDLEKKLKLLVYYTKK; encoded by the coding sequence ATGAAAAAAATTTTTAATATCCTACTTACGTCAGTTTTAGCACTTACAGTTGGTAGTACAATTGTTTCGTGTGAAGAAGAAACGTTAGGATTAGGAGGTGGATTAGTCGGTGGAGATGCAGAAGGAAATGTAGCTTCTTATGATGTAATCGCATACAATACATACTATGATTCGTTAAAAGCTGATCAAAAAGTATTGCAAAATGCAATATTAGGGGCTTATCAAGAGCCAATTTTTGGTAAAACAAAAGCTAATTTTATTTCGCAATTCAGAATGAACACTACAGGACCAATTTTTGGTAAAAACCCTTCTGTAGATTCTGTTCATTTATTTATTCCAGTTTATCATAATACAACTAAAGATTCTGTTATTACAGATACTTTAAATTTGAGTAAACCAGGTGTAAAACCAGAGGATACAGATACAATCTTAATTCGTAAAACGTATAAAGTAGATTCTATTTACGGAAACAAAGATTTAAATATGAAATTGAATGTGCGTGAAATCAACACGGTTTTATATTCAGATTCATCATATTATTCTAATCCAAATCATAGAGCGCAAGATCAAATCACAATCAATCCAACAATTTTAGGATCTAAGATTATTGGAGGAAAAGTGCAAAATATTACGATTAAACAGAAAGTAAGTACGTCTAATATCTACGAAGAAAAAGTTGGTTATAAAATCTCTTTAGATAAAGATTACTTCCAAACAAAAATTATTAATAACGAAAACACTGGATTATTAGGTGATTATGCAACATTTATTCGTCGTGTAATTCAGGGTATTGATATTTCAGTTGAGGAAGATAATGGGTTCTTATTTGCTTTTAATCCAAATCAATTGTCAATAAAAATGTATTATTCAAACGATTCTTCAACAGAAGGAGAGCGAAATAATACATCAGTAGATTTCTCATTCACAAACGTTTGGAGTAGCACAACTGGATACAATGTACAAGTAAATCAAATACATAATTCAGAAAAAGGTTCTGCTTTTGTAAGTAATTTAAATGATCCGAACAAGACAATTAACGGTTCATCTCGCTTATTTTTAAATGGAACTGACGGTACTCGCGTTAATGTTAAATTTATTGAAGATCAAATCAATCAATTAAAATCGAATGTAGCGGCTAATAATTGGGTAATTATCGGTGCTAAACTTCAATTTCATATTGATGAATCTTATAACTTCCCAAAACCAGGTTTTATCATGGCTTGGAACAATTACAAAAAAGATGGGAAGTATGTTAATGAATTATTTGATGACGTATTAGGTTTCTATAATGCTTATCCAAATAACGTTCATTTTAATCCTTTTGTAGGTGGAGATACTAAATATTATACGATTGATATTACAAAACATATCAAAAATATGGTAGAGTTTGGTAAAACTTACGAAGATCAAGAAATGATTGTTACGATGGGTAACTTCTTAATGGGAACATCAGATACATCTACTATTTTCTCTTCAAGTCCATTCTATAGAAATACCATCGCGAATCCTTATCGTGTTGTATTACATGGAAATGCAACAGAAGATTTAGAGAAAAAACTAAAACTTTTAGTATATTACACAAAAAAATAA
- the glmS gene encoding glutamine--fructose-6-phosphate transaminase (isomerizing) — MCGIVGYIGHREAYPIIVNGLKRLEYRGYDSAGLVLSTPNGFQLAKTKGKVVDLEEKAADLDKTPKIGIGHTRWATHGVPNDVNSHPHLSNNGRLVLVHNGIIENYESIKKLLSDKGYIFHSDTDTEVLVNFIQLFQEEQNLSLTDAVRMALNEVIGAYAIAVLDNQNPDTVVVGRLGSPLAIGIGENEFFVASDASPFIEFTKDAVYLEDGDMATIRLGEEVDVRTIHNNEPVSLDVQELQLNIEAIEKGGYEHFMLKEINEQPRSIRDTLRGRLLVDEGVIKMAGIWDHQEKFLNAKRIIIVACGTSYHAGLVAEYMIEDFARIPVEVEYASEFRYRNPIIKKSDVVIAISQSGETADTLAALKLAKEKGAFIFGINNVVGSSIARITDAGAYTHAGPEIGVASTKAFTAQLTILALIALKLGKHNGQLSAAQFNLLTNELERIPDLVQQILDNCEGVVDAIAEKYKDNRNAIYLGRGYNYPSALEGALKLKEISYIHAEGYPAAEMKHGPIALLDENMPVIVIATKKGYYEKVVSNIQEIKSRSAKVIAIVNEGDEQVSAMADDVIVIPETAEEFSPILTAIPLQLLSYWIAVKLGKNVDQPRNLAKSVTVE; from the coding sequence ATGTGTGGAATAGTTGGTTATATAGGACATCGTGAAGCGTATCCTATTATCGTAAACGGATTAAAGCGTTTAGAATATAGAGGGTATGATAGTGCTGGTTTAGTATTATCTACTCCAAATGGTTTTCAACTTGCGAAAACTAAAGGTAAAGTTGTTGATCTTGAAGAAAAGGCAGCAGATTTAGACAAGACTCCAAAAATTGGGATTGGACATACACGTTGGGCTACTCACGGAGTACCAAACGATGTTAATTCACACCCACATTTATCAAATAACGGAAGACTAGTTTTAGTACATAACGGTATTATTGAAAACTATGAATCAATCAAAAAGTTATTATCTGATAAAGGATATATTTTCCACAGTGATACTGATACTGAAGTTTTAGTAAATTTTATCCAATTATTCCAAGAGGAACAAAATTTATCTTTAACGGATGCTGTTCGTATGGCTTTAAATGAAGTGATCGGAGCTTATGCAATCGCAGTTTTAGATAATCAAAATCCTGATACAGTTGTTGTAGGACGTTTAGGAAGTCCTTTAGCTATTGGTATTGGAGAAAATGAATTTTTCGTAGCTTCAGATGCTTCGCCATTTATTGAGTTTACGAAAGATGCAGTTTATTTAGAAGATGGCGATATGGCTACAATTCGCTTAGGTGAAGAAGTAGATGTACGCACAATTCATAATAACGAACCAGTTTCTTTAGATGTTCAAGAATTACAATTAAACATCGAGGCGATTGAAAAAGGTGGTTACGAACATTTCATGTTAAAAGAAATTAACGAGCAACCACGTTCTATTCGTGATACTTTACGCGGTCGTTTATTAGTAGACGAAGGTGTAATTAAGATGGCTGGAATTTGGGATCACCAAGAAAAATTCTTAAACGCTAAACGTATCATCATCGTAGCCTGTGGTACATCTTACCATGCTGGTTTAGTTGCTGAATACATGATTGAGGATTTTGCTCGTATTCCTGTTGAGGTTGAATATGCATCAGAGTTCCGTTACCGTAATCCAATTATTAAGAAAAGTGATGTAGTTATCGCTATTTCTCAATCAGGAGAAACTGCTGATACTTTAGCTGCTTTAAAATTAGCTAAAGAAAAAGGTGCATTTATTTTCGGTATTAATAATGTTGTAGGTTCTTCAATCGCACGTATTACAGATGCAGGTGCTTATACACATGCAGGTCCAGAAATTGGTGTTGCTTCTACAAAAGCATTTACAGCTCAGTTAACAATCTTAGCTTTAATTGCTTTAAAATTAGGTAAACACAATGGACAATTATCAGCAGCACAATTTAACTTATTAACAAATGAGTTAGAGCGTATCCCAGATTTAGTACAACAAATCTTAGATAATTGTGAAGGTGTTGTTGATGCAATCGCAGAAAAATACAAAGACAATAGAAATGCAATTTACTTAGGTCGTGGATACAATTATCCATCAGCTTTAGAAGGTGCATTAAAATTAAAAGAGATTTCTTATATCCACGCAGAAGGATATCCAGCTGCTGAGATGAAACATGGACCAATCGCTTTATTAGACGAAAACATGCCAGTTATCGTTATTGCGACGAAAAAAGGTTACTACGAAAAAGTAGTTTCTAATATCCAAGAAATTAAATCTCGTTCAGCTAAAGTTATCGCTATCGTAAACGAAGGTGATGAGCAAGTTTCAGCTATGGCAGATGACGTAATCGTTATCCCTGAAACGGCAGAGGAGTTCTCTCCAATCTTAACTGCTATTCCATTACAATTATTATCGTACTGGATTGCTGTTAAATTAGGTAAAAACGTAGATCAACCTCGTAATTTAGCTAAGTCTGTAACTGTTGAATAA
- a CDS encoding riboflavin synthase, with protein MFTGIVEKVGKVTAIEKDQTNVNFWIESEFTNELKIDQSVAHNGVCLTVVDFKDNQYKVTAIQETLNKTNLGTLEVDHLVNLERCLQFNGRIDGHIVQGHVDQTGVVKSIVNKEGSTIITINYDEALYGNVTVEKGSICINGISLTVVDSSIGEFSVAIIPYTWEFTNLHTLKEGSLVNLEFDILGKYIKRLMVK; from the coding sequence ATGTTTACCGGAATTGTTGAAAAAGTAGGAAAAGTAACTGCCATAGAAAAAGATCAAACGAATGTTAATTTTTGGATTGAATCTGAATTTACGAATGAGTTAAAAATTGATCAAAGTGTTGCTCATAACGGAGTGTGTTTAACAGTTGTTGATTTTAAAGATAATCAATACAAAGTAACTGCAATTCAAGAAACGCTTAATAAAACAAACTTAGGTACTTTAGAAGTTGATCACTTAGTTAATTTAGAACGTTGCTTACAATTTAATGGGCGTATTGACGGACACATTGTACAAGGACATGTAGACCAAACAGGTGTTGTAAAAAGTATAGTAAATAAAGAGGGTAGTACTATTATTACTATAAATTACGACGAAGCTTTATATGGAAATGTAACAGTGGAAAAGGGTTCAATATGTATCAATGGAATTAGTTTAACAGTTGTTGATAGTTCTATTGGCGAATTTTCTGTAGCAATTATTCCTTATACTTGGGAGTTTACAAATCTACACACACTAAAAGAAGGTTCTTTAGTAAATTTAGAATTTGATATTTTAGGAAAATACATTAAACGATTAATGGTTAAATAA
- a CDS encoding sensor histidine kinase — protein sequence MLGVLLTTAVLILIITNRHFNEQTKRYHEDILMKKEKAVLLSINYLLDSYPEVNEDNIVKVLETRILEINDIQKLSIVIYDLRGNQVLTTEARNPKYPVLPQNILDSLNKNDQYIEYGEDLDDERSYYASYNYIKDVTETKKLAIVALPYETNDVFLQEDMNTLIGSYGVAFVFIILLGAIMIYVVSKNTFNRLTSFADRIKETEVITNNLPILYDKDDEIKLLVDAYNEMLIKLKDQSELLADIERQEAWREFARQVAHEIKNPLTPMKLMIQNYMRKFETDDALLDERTKRTASILMQQIDTIESIADAFSDFAKMPSRKDELIDVVEITKNTLDIFNVPNITFTSSKPVIKMYFDKQYLNRIITNIVKNAFQAIPHTREPIILVDLSINRDKLVVIIEDNGKGISEEDKKEIFKPRFTTKSSGSGIGLSMVKKIIEDYDGEITFESTEDVGTKFIIHLPYNHE from the coding sequence ATGTTAGGAGTATTGCTCACAACTGCAGTTTTAATTTTAATCATTACTAACCGTCATTTTAACGAACAAACAAAACGTTATCACGAGGATATTTTAATGAAGAAGGAAAAAGCTGTACTTCTTTCAATAAATTATCTTTTAGACTCGTACCCAGAAGTAAACGAAGATAATATTGTTAAGGTTTTAGAAACTAGGATTCTTGAAATTAATGATATCCAAAAATTATCTATCGTAATTTATGACTTACGAGGAAATCAAGTCTTAACAACAGAAGCAAGAAATCCAAAATATCCAGTTCTTCCACAAAATATTTTAGATTCTTTAAACAAGAATGATCAATACATCGAATATGGAGAAGATTTAGATGACGAGCGGTCATATTACGCTTCCTATAATTACATCAAAGACGTAACTGAAACAAAGAAATTAGCGATAGTTGCATTGCCTTATGAAACGAATGATGTCTTTTTACAAGAAGACATGAATACGTTGATAGGAAGTTATGGAGTTGCTTTCGTATTTATTATTCTTTTAGGTGCTATTATGATTTATGTTGTAAGTAAAAACACCTTTAATCGATTAACATCTTTCGCAGATCGTATCAAAGAAACGGAAGTTATTACGAACAATTTACCCATTCTCTACGATAAAGATGATGAGATTAAATTGCTAGTTGATGCTTATAACGAAATGTTGATTAAGTTAAAAGATCAATCGGAATTACTAGCTGATATTGAACGTCAGGAAGCATGGCGAGAATTTGCACGTCAAGTTGCTCATGAAATTAAAAATCCATTAACTCCTATGAAGTTGATGATTCAAAATTATATGAGAAAATTTGAAACTGATGATGCTCTTTTAGATGAAAGAACTAAACGTACCGCAAGTATCTTGATGCAACAAATCGATACCATCGAATCTATTGCAGATGCATTTTCTGATTTTGCAAAAATGCCTTCTCGTAAAGATGAATTAATTGATGTTGTAGAAATTACAAAAAACACATTAGATATTTTTAATGTTCCAAATATTACCTTCACTTCATCTAAACCGGTTATCAAAATGTATTTTGATAAACAGTATTTGAATCGTATAATAACTAATATTGTTAAAAACGCGTTTCAGGCAATTCCACACACAAGAGAGCCAATTATTTTAGTCGATTTATCAATTAATAGAGACAAATTAGTGGTTATTATTGAAGATAACGGAAAAGGAATATCGGAAGAAGATAAAAAAGAAATTTTTAAACCACGTTTTACTACAAAATCAAGTGGTTCTGGAATTGGTTTATCAATGGTTAAAAAGATTATTGAGGATTATGACGGAGAAATAACTTTTGAAAGTACCGAAGACGTAGGAACTAAATTTATTATTCATTTACCTTATAATCATGAATAG
- a CDS encoding tRNA1(Val) (adenine(37)-N6)-methyltransferase — protein sequence MNRKPFKFKQFDIYQDQTAMKVGTDGVILGAWSNLESGNKILDIGTGTGLISLMLAQRFPEAIVDAVELDDDAFIQAQENFTNSKFSDRLQVQKTAIQDFISDYKYDLIVSNPPFFVINEKVELDARKKARQQETLTFDDLLSKTAQLLTENGVASFVIPYDLEANFLQIAKELSLFPSKIVRVKGNKQAEAKRSLINLKFNSQETIFSELIVEIARHQYTEDYINLTKEFYLKM from the coding sequence ATGAATAGAAAACCTTTTAAATTCAAGCAGTTTGATATCTATCAAGATCAAACAGCAATGAAGGTTGGAACAGATGGAGTAATTTTAGGAGCTTGGTCAAATTTAGAATCTGGAAACAAAATTCTGGATATTGGTACAGGTACAGGTTTAATTTCTTTGATGCTCGCGCAGCGTTTTCCTGAAGCTATTGTTGATGCAGTAGAATTAGACGATGATGCATTTATTCAAGCGCAAGAAAACTTTACGAATTCAAAATTTTCTGATCGTTTACAGGTTCAAAAAACAGCAATTCAAGATTTTATTTCAGATTATAAATATGATTTAATCGTAAGTAATCCGCCATTTTTTGTGATAAACGAAAAGGTAGAATTAGATGCACGAAAAAAAGCGAGGCAACAAGAAACTCTTACTTTTGATGATTTACTTTCCAAAACTGCACAATTATTAACCGAAAATGGAGTTGCTAGTTTTGTAATTCCTTATGATTTGGAAGCTAATTTCCTTCAAATTGCAAAAGAATTAAGTCTTTTTCCGTCAAAAATTGTTCGTGTAAAAGGCAACAAACAAGCTGAAGCTAAACGTAGTTTAATCAATCTAAAATTTAATTCTCAAGAAACAATTTTCTCAGAATTAATTGTAGAAATTGCTAGACATCAGTACACGGAAGATTATATCAATCTTACGAAGGAATTTTATTTAAAAATGTAA
- a CDS encoding class I SAM-dependent methyltransferase: MSIYQNYKSTFTSENVIKFNDLLNNIEFEKLGLTDYNLNYILGMKPTFFYYIQLFDFSVQEFVSKNDFKDKWIIDFGGGHGFLSLYLKLLGFKVIYCDFNPNSVKTAQKIAQSLGFGPDYYVTGSSEDILKLVRQENLNVEYLISTDTIEHVYDLDEMFKNLVQINPKIKMIFTTASNFDNKIKSKKLQKAMIKDEVEDFIPKRKSYISKNYLNLNDDEINLLAEKSRGLRYVDLDDFVKFYQEYKTFQKINIDSYNCCEPEFGAWTERILPLNYYKNLGEKHGLKLAVDNSFYCEIDKTGIKKIIVKALNYFILNNPKYGIKLAPIIVLKYQ, encoded by the coding sequence ATGTCAATTTATCAAAACTATAAATCAACTTTTACTTCCGAAAATGTAATTAAATTCAATGATTTATTGAACAATATTGAGTTCGAGAAATTAGGTTTAACAGATTATAATCTGAATTATATTTTAGGAATGAAGCCTACTTTTTTCTATTACATTCAATTATTTGATTTTTCAGTGCAAGAATTTGTTTCTAAAAACGATTTTAAAGACAAATGGATTATAGATTTTGGTGGTGGTCATGGATTTTTAAGCCTTTATTTGAAGCTTTTAGGTTTTAAAGTAATCTATTGCGATTTTAACCCAAACTCTGTTAAAACAGCTCAGAAAATAGCTCAATCACTTGGTTTTGGTCCAGATTATTATGTAACTGGATCATCAGAAGATATTTTAAAGTTGGTTCGTCAGGAAAATTTAAATGTTGAGTATTTAATTTCTACGGATACAATTGAACATGTGTATGATTTGGATGAAATGTTTAAAAATTTAGTTCAAATCAACCCTAAAATCAAAATGATTTTTACTACTGCTTCTAATTTTGATAATAAAATTAAATCTAAAAAATTGCAAAAAGCAATGATTAAAGATGAGGTCGAAGATTTTATACCCAAGAGAAAATCATATATTTCAAAAAATTATTTAAACTTAAATGACGATGAAATTAATCTTTTAGCAGAAAAATCAAGAGGTTTACGATATGTAGATTTAGATGATTTTGTGAAATTTTATCAAGAATATAAGACTTTTCAGAAGATAAATATCGATTCTTATAATTGTTGTGAACCCGAATTTGGTGCTTGGACTGAACGAATTTTACCTTTAAATTATTACAAAAATCTTGGTGAAAAACATGGTTTGAAATTAGCTGTTGATAATAGTTTTTATTGTGAAATAGATAAAACTGGAATAAAAAAAATTATCGTAAAAGCTTTAAATTATTTTATTTTAAATAATCCAAAATACGGGATCAAATTAGCGCCAATTATAGTATTAAAATATCAATAA
- the pckA gene encoding phosphoenolpyruvate carboxykinase (ATP) yields the protein MSIELEKYGIKNSSAHYQLSPKELTERMVEIGQGEVTSSGAVNILTGEFTGRSPKDRFIVKDELTEETVWWDGNINIPFDSDKFDALYDKVVAHLSGKDIYVRDAFACADDRFKTKIRAITETPGANLFIYNMFIRPTAEELASFGDAEWTIINAPTFVADPETDGTRQHNFSILNFKRKIVLNGGTGYTGEMKKGIFSALNFILPVDKNTLPMHCSANSGENGDTAMFFGLSGTGKTTLSADKNRRLIGDDEHGWTDDNTVFNFEGGCYAKVINLSAEGEPEIYGAIKEGALLENVAYFEGTKEVDFENTEITENTRVSYPIDFIENIAEPSLGKNPKNIFFLSFDAYGVFPPIAKLNPNQAAYLFISGYTSKVAGTEAGVTEPQTTFSSCFGAPFMPLHPTKYAEMLSDKVEKTGVNVWLINTGWNGQKKRMSLKDTRAVINAALNGDLDNVEFKKDQFFGFEIPVAIDGVDAEKLNPATSFDSAEAYEANAKELADKFKKNFEKFSEYATPELLSGGPLI from the coding sequence ATGAGCATAGAATTGGAAAAGTACGGAATTAAAAATTCCTCGGCACATTATCAATTATCTCCTAAAGAATTAACTGAAAGAATGGTAGAGATTGGTCAAGGTGAAGTAACTTCATCTGGAGCTGTTAATATCTTAACTGGAGAATTTACAGGTCGTTCGCCTAAAGATCGTTTCATTGTAAAAGATGAATTGACTGAAGAAACTGTATGGTGGGACGGTAACATAAATATTCCTTTCGACTCTGATAAATTTGATGCTTTATATGATAAAGTTGTTGCACACTTAAGTGGAAAAGACATCTATGTTCGTGATGCTTTTGCTTGCGCAGATGATAGATTCAAAACTAAAATTAGAGCTATTACCGAAACTCCAGGAGCTAATTTATTCATCTATAATATGTTTATTCGCCCAACTGCTGAAGAATTAGCTAGTTTTGGTGATGCTGAATGGACAATTATTAATGCTCCAACGTTTGTTGCTGATCCTGAAACTGATGGTACAAGACAACACAACTTCTCAATCTTAAACTTTAAACGTAAAATCGTTTTAAACGGTGGTACAGGTTATACAGGAGAGATGAAAAAAGGTATTTTCTCTGCCTTAAACTTTATCTTACCTGTTGATAAAAACACATTACCAATGCACTGTTCTGCTAACTCTGGTGAGAACGGAGATACAGCAATGTTCTTTGGTTTATCTGGAACAGGTAAAACTACTTTATCTGCAGACAAAAATCGTCGTTTAATCGGTGATGATGAGCACGGATGGACTGATGATAATACTGTTTTCAACTTTGAAGGTGGATGTTACGCAAAAGTAATTAACTTATCTGCAGAAGGTGAGCCAGAAATTTATGGTGCAATTAAAGAAGGTGCATTATTAGAAAACGTAGCATACTTTGAAGGAACTAAAGAAGTTGACTTTGAAAATACTGAAATTACTGAAAATACACGTGTTTCTTACCCAATTGATTTCATCGAAAATATCGCTGAACCATCATTAGGTAAAAATCCTAAAAATATTTTCTTCTTATCGTTTGATGCTTACGGAGTTTTCCCTCCAATCGCTAAGTTAAATCCAAACCAAGCTGCTTACTTATTTATCTCTGGATATACATCTAAAGTTGCAGGAACTGAAGCAGGTGTTACTGAACCTCAGACTACATTCTCTTCTTGTTTTGGAGCACCATTTATGCCGTTACACCCAACTAAATATGCTGAAATGTTAAGCGATAAAGTTGAGAAAACTGGTGTTAATGTTTGGTTAATCAATACAGGTTGGAACGGACAGAAAAAACGTATGTCTTTAAAAGATACACGTGCCGTAATTAATGCAGCTTTAAACGGAGATTTAGACAATGTTGAATTCAAGAAAGATCAATTCTTTGGATTTGAAATTCCAGTTGCTATTGACGGTGTTGATGCTGAAAAATTAAACCCAGCAACTTCTTTTGATTCTGCTGAAGCTTACGAAGCTAATGCGAAAGAATTAGCTGATAAATTTAAAAAGAACTTTGAGAAATTTTCAGAATATGCAACTCCAGAATTACTTTCTGGTGGACCATTAATCTAA
- a CDS encoding acyl carrier protein: MSDITSRVKAIIVDKLGVDESEVTLEASFTNDLGADSLDTVELIMEFEKEFDIQIPDDQAEKISTVGQAVKYIEDLNK; this comes from the coding sequence ATGTCTGACATTACATCAAGAGTGAAAGCGATTATCGTAGATAAATTAGGAGTTGACGAAAGCGAAGTAACTCTAGAAGCAAGCTTCACTAACGATTTAGGAGCTGATTCATTAGATACAGTTGAATTAATCATGGAATTCGAAAAAGAATTTGATATCCAAATTCCAGACGATCAAGCTGAGAAAATTTCAACTGTTGGTCAAGCTGTTAAATACATCGAAGACTTAAACAAGTAA